The genomic interval TCTGAATTCACAGGTTGAAACTCCTTACGGGCCAGTCCGGTCTTATGCCGGATCAACTTATCGTTTTGAACCCAGGACAGGAAAGCTTTTTGATTATATTTCCTATCCTTATTACAATCCATGGGGCAGCGTTTTCGATAAATGGGGCATGCACCTGATTGGAGACGCCAGCGACGGTTCTAATTATTTTGCCCCGCCAATGACCGGCAAGGTAACTTATCCCAATAAACATCCGCGTATTAACATGTTTACGGAAACACGGGTACGACCTACGGCGGGCATAGAAATCGTTTCAAGCCGCCAGTTTCCTGATGAAGTCCAGGGTGATTTTATTGTTAATAACAACATTGGTTTTCAGGGAACGAAACAGCATAGAATTATACCAAAAGGATCGGGTATCAGCAGTAAAGAAGTGGAACCGATACTGCAATCTTCTGATCCGAATTTCCGTCCGATTGATCTTGAATTCGGTCCGGATGGAGGTTTGTACATCGTGGACTGGTACAATCCGCTGATTTCGCATGGAGAAAATCCACCGCGCGATCCGGCAAGGGATAAATCCCATGGCCGTATCTGGAGAATTACTTATAAGAACAAGCCACTTTTGAAACCAGTTGACGTTTCCAAACAAAACATTTCTCAGCTTCTTGATAATTTAAAAGAATATGAAGACCGGATGCGTTACCGTTCCAGAGCACAAGTCCGGCAGCAAGACCCGGTAAAGGTTTTACCTGAATTAAAAAAATGGGTTTCCCGATTAAATAAAAACGACGAACAATTTGAGCATCATCTGTTGGAAGCACTTTGGCTTTACCAGGATTTTGATGTTGTGGAACCCGAAATTCTGAGAACCCTGCTAAATGCAAAACAATATGAGGCACGTGCTGCCGCAACAAAGGTTTTGCTGAACTGGCGCGACCGGCTACCCGGTTCTCTTGAATTAATGCAGGCCCGGGTTAACGACGAATCTGCCAGGGTCAGATTGGAAGCGATTGTCGCCCTGAGTTATTTTAATTCTCCTCAGACCGTGGCTGCCGCTATGGATATTTTCAAATATCCGACTGATTATTATCTGGATTATGCTATCCGGGAAACTTTCAATTTCCTGAAACCATTATGGCTGGCGGATTTTAAACAAAATAAAAATCTGAACGCAACTCAAAAACAGGCACTTCCCTATTTACTTAATCTTGTGAGTGCACAGGAACTTCAGGAATTTCCACAGTCGCCGGAAGTTTTAAGCTTACTCATTTCCAGGAATGATTTTGACCTGAAACAAAAACAAAATGCAGTTGTACAACTGGCCAAAGCACAAAACAGCACTGGCGTTAAAGTTTTACTTCAAGCTATTCGTGAACTGGAAATAAAACAAGGGGCAACCCTGCAAAGCGAACCGCAGCTGCAACTTATCCGCATGTTACTGGATTCTGATCCGGCAGAACTCAAAAGCCAGCTTCCGGAACTCAGGAGTATGATCGAAAATGACAGCAGCCGGTTACAGCATGCCACGGCTTATGCGGCTATCATCACGGCAGAAAGATCAGATAATTCGGTACAGGATCATACTCAAAAAAATGCTTCAAATGAAGAAGACTATCTGAATGGTATTTCTCTGTTAACAGATGAAGATCTGCAAGCATCTTTTTATGAAAAAGTAAAAGGAATGACCACCAAACAGCCCGAAATTGTTTTTCCGTTATTATTCAGAATGTCGGGCAACAGCGAAACAAAAACCCAAAAGCTAAATGACTATATTTCATATCTGAACAATACACCAGAAAATAACCAGGCGACAGAAAATTTTGCAAAGACCATTACAAAAGCGAAAAGCATGGTTTCTGAAATTCCTGAAAAAGACCGGGCTGAAATTCTTTCCAGGCTGGAAATGCTTGGAACCATAGAAATTAAACTTGTTGCCGTTGAGGCTAAAATGGCTTTTGATAAAAAGATACTTACTGTCACGGCCGGAAAGTCGGTTTCACTTGTATTTGAAAATCCGGATCTGATGCCGCATAACGTGGTGATCGTAAAGCCCGGAACAACACAAAATGTAGGAGAAGCCGCCGACGCTATGGCAAAACTGAAAGATGGATTTGAAAGAAATTTTGTCCCTGATTCGAAAGACGTGTTGTTTGCAACACCTTTGGTCAATTCAGGAAAGAGTTTCCGTCTCAATTTTAAGGCTCCTGATGTACCGGGTGAATATCCGTTCATATGTTCCTTTCCAGGACATTGGCGCGTTATGCAGGGAATTCTAACAGTGAAAGATTATAAAATGCCGTAATATATGCCACTATAGAGATGAAAGGCCGGAAACAGTTTCCGGCCTTTCGTTTTTATAAACCTAGATAAATTCCTTAACTCAATTGATCCGAATAGGTTTTTCTCACCCGATTAGTAAATCAATGATGCGATTCCACCCATTTCCTTGCGTTGACAAAAGCCTCTATCCATGGCGATACTTCGTCTTTTCTTCCATCAGGATAATTGGCCCAATGCCATTGAAACAGCGACCTTTCAATATGCGGCATCATCAC from Dyadobacter sp. NIV53 carries:
- a CDS encoding PVC-type heme-binding CxxCH protein, which encodes MRTSIQIILSILIFLSGISVAPVFCQPLKSHIIPQKGDHIILLGNTFADRMRHYGYFETLLQKNFPDHQLTLRNMGWSADEVGLQPRPLNFPGFGEKASLPPKVKKEITFQGFTHEGEPITMPVALNFNGLNQDLTEQKADVIFLCFGMNEAFKGAAGLQKFEKDLVVFIQNLQENQFNGRSVPKLVLVSPISHEKLGQYYPDPTDHNKNLELYTKAMQKTAEAKGIYFVDLFTPSMARMNSGNKPVITINGIHLNDAGYRLAADWIGQSLGFDKIADFDSENSQKLLQVIKMKDDHFFYRWRAVNGEYIYGRRREPFGVIAFPPELRKLNQMAVSLDSVIWELGKSNNTLGFKRAIAITDRRGKPVDPSLITDIPMTGRQGEAAKAAAAHAHHQEKAWTATTEKFTLPAGYEINLFASEKDFPVEKPVAMNFDARGRLWVATMPTYPQYYPGIPVHDKIIILEDTDLDGKADKHTVFADDLYLPLGFEFGNGGIYVSQEPDILFLKDTDGDDKADLREVILTGFGSEDSHHATHAFTFGQDGALYFNEGTFLNSQVETPYGPVRSYAGSTYRFEPRTGKLFDYISYPYYNPWGSVFDKWGMHLIGDASDGSNYFAPPMTGKVTYPNKHPRINMFTETRVRPTAGIEIVSSRQFPDEVQGDFIVNNNIGFQGTKQHRIIPKGSGISSKEVEPILQSSDPNFRPIDLEFGPDGGLYIVDWYNPLISHGENPPRDPARDKSHGRIWRITYKNKPLLKPVDVSKQNISQLLDNLKEYEDRMRYRSRAQVRQQDPVKVLPELKKWVSRLNKNDEQFEHHLLEALWLYQDFDVVEPEILRTLLNAKQYEARAAATKVLLNWRDRLPGSLELMQARVNDESARVRLEAIVALSYFNSPQTVAAAMDIFKYPTDYYLDYAIRETFNFLKPLWLADFKQNKNLNATQKQALPYLLNLVSAQELQEFPQSPEVLSLLISRNDFDLKQKQNAVVQLAKAQNSTGVKVLLQAIRELEIKQGATLQSEPQLQLIRMLLDSDPAELKSQLPELRSMIENDSSRLQHATAYAAIITAERSDNSVQDHTQKNASNEEDYLNGISLLTDEDLQASFYEKVKGMTTKQPEIVFPLLFRMSGNSETKTQKLNDYISYLNNTPENNQATENFAKTITKAKSMVSEIPEKDRAEILSRLEMLGTIEIKLVAVEAKMAFDKKILTVTAGKSVSLVFENPDLMPHNVVIVKPGTTQNVGEAADAMAKLKDGFERNFVPDSKDVLFATPLVNSGKSFRLNFKAPDVPGEYPFICSFPGHWRVMQGILTVKDYKMP